One segment of Pyricularia oryzae 70-15 chromosome 3, whole genome shotgun sequence DNA contains the following:
- a CDS encoding aldehyde dehydrogenase, translating to MSPRASRSLSRALFSVCASFESRVGSPPVQRVLKNPAILYRQLSHSTTALGLKMNIQLSAPNGKKWIQPTGLFINNEFVKSSNGQKLTTVNAATEEDITSVYSATEEDIDKAVKAARAAFKHPSWRNLSGTERGEMMHKLADLVVKNAETLATIEALDGGKPYSVALGEDVVEFEKTIRYYAGFADKNFGQTIDVGPNKFAYTIKEPIGVCGQIIPWNYPLCMAAWKLGPALACGNTVVLKLAEQTPLSMLYVATLIKEAGFPAGVVNVINGLGGEAGAAIVQHPDIDKVAFTGSTATGKQIMKACAGTMKNITLETGGKSPLLVFDDADLDLAAEWSHIGIMSNQGQICTATSRILVHESVYDKFVGRFKDTVEKVSIVGDPFDEKTFQGPQVTKAQYEKVLGYIKLAQEEGATIATGGKPAPQNGKGFYVAPTVFTNVKTSMRVYKEEIFGPCVSIISFKDEEEAVELANDTTYGLGAAVFTRNLTRAHRVAREIQSGMVWINSSNDSDCRVPFGGVKQSGIGRELGEAGLASYCNIKSVHVNMAAHL from the coding sequence ATGTCGCCTCGGGCCAGTCGCTCGCTTAGTCGTGCTCTCTTTTCTGTTTGTGCATCTTTTGAGTCAAGAGTCGGCAGTCCACCAGTACAAAGAGTCTTGAAGAATCCAGCTATCTTATATCGTCAACTATCACACTCGACAACAGCTCTTGGGCTCAAAATGAATATTCAACTTTCCGCCCCCAACGGCAAGAAATGGATTCAACCCACGGGTCTTTTTATCAACAATGAATTCGTCAAGAGCAGCAATGGCCAGAAATTGACCACCGTCAACGCTGCCACCGAGGAGGATATTACCTCGGTCTATTCCGCCACCGAAGAGGACATTGATAAGGCCGTCAAGGCCGCACGTGCTGCTTTCAAGCACCCATCATGGAGGAACCTTTCCGGAACTGAGCGTGGCGAGATGATGCACAAGCTTGCTGACCTTGTTGTCAAGAATGCTGAAACCTTGGCCACCATTGAGGCTCTCGACGGCGGCAAGCCCTACTCTGTCGCCCTTGGTGAGGACGTTGTCGAGTTTGAAAAGACCATACGATATTATGCTGGTTTTGCAGACAAGAACTTTGGCCAGACCATCGACGTCGGCCCAAACAAGTTTGCGTACACCATCAAGGAGCCCATTGGTGTCTGCGGCCAGATCATTCCCTGGAACTATCCCCTTTGTATGGCCGCCTGGAAGCTCGGCCCTGCGCTTGCTTGCGGCAACACGGTCGTGCTCAAGCTTGCTGAACAGACTCCATTGTCGATGCTCTACGTTGCAACCTTGATCAAGGAGGCCGGGTTTCCTGCAGGCGTAGTCAATGTTATcaacggccttggcggcgaggCTGGGGCAGCCATTGTGCAGCACCCAGATATCGACAAGGTTGCCTTTACCGGAAGCACAGCAACTGGCAAGCAAATCATGAAGGCATGCGCAGGAACAATGAAGAACATCACACTCGAGACGGGCGGCAAGTCACCACTACTTGTTTTTGACGACGCCGACCTCGACCTGGCCGCCGAGTGGTCTCACATTGGCATCATGAGCAACCAGGGACAGATCTGTACCGCGACATCTCGTATTCTGGTACACGAGTCCGTCTATGACAAATTCGTCGGTCGTTTCAAGGACACCGTCGAAAAGGTGTCAATAGTAGGGGATCCCTTTGACGAAAAGACCTTCCAGGGACCACAGGTGACCAAGGCACAGTACGAAAAGGTCCTGGGTTATATCAAGTTGGCACAAGAAGAGGGTGCCACCATTGCTACTGGTGGCAAGCCAGCCCCGCAAAACGGTAAGGGTTTCTACGTCGCCCCTACCGTGTTTACCAACGTCAAGACGTCGATGAGGGTCTACAAGGAGGAGATCTTTGGACCATGCGTATCCATCATCTCGTTcaaggacgaggaggaggcggtCGAGTTGGCCAACGACACCACCTATGGTTTGGGCGCCGCAGTCTTTACTCGCAACCTCACCAGGGCGCACCGGGTCGCCCGCGAAATCCAGTCGGGTATGGTTTGgatcaacagcagcaacgacTCCGACTGCCGTGTTCCTTTTGGTGGCGTCAAGCAGTCTGGTATTGGTCGCGAATTGGGTGAGGCTGGCCTTGCCTCTTATTGCAACATCAAGAGCGTACACGTGAACATGGCTGCGCATTTGTAG